Proteins encoded by one window of Dialister pneumosintes:
- the secG gene encoding preprotein translocase subunit SecG, with the protein MKIVLVSLLLILSIIIILAVVSQEEKTPGMGSAIGGGTNANMSGRTRGKDVVLSKITMVCGVLFAILCLVLGRYMNTF; encoded by the coding sequence GTGAAAATTGTACTTGTTTCTTTATTATTAATTCTTTCAATTATTATTATTCTTGCTGTGGTATCCCAAGAGGAAAAGACTCCGGGAATGGGTTCTGCTATTGGTGGCGGAACTAATGCAAATATGAGTGGAAGAACTCGTGGTAAGGATGTAGTTTTATCGAAAATAACAATGGTTTGCGGAGTTTTATTCGCAATTTTGTGCCTTGTATTAGGCAGATATATGAATACATTCTAA
- a CDS encoding NYN domain-containing protein: MRDLYLIDGYNVIFGAPSEFSKNDLESSRKKLIDMLQDYGAHKDIEIIVVFDGQGISNNISIEAISSLFQIAFTPVHMTADSYIEKESYRRRDEFRNVYVVTSDGVEQHIVLGNGAFRVPVMELLKQIKEDKAEQHRIIHEYNISNLRSELGRTLPKHIVAKLEQLRK; the protein is encoded by the coding sequence ATGAGGGATTTATATTTAATTGATGGATATAATGTGATTTTTGGGGCTCCCAGCGAATTTTCAAAAAATGATTTGGAATCCAGTCGCAAAAAATTAATTGATATGTTACAGGATTATGGTGCACATAAAGATATAGAAATCATAGTTGTTTTTGATGGGCAAGGAATTTCTAATAATATAAGTATTGAAGCAATTTCATCCTTATTTCAAATAGCGTTTACTCCTGTACACATGACCGCTGATAGTTATATTGAAAAAGAATCTTATAGAAGACGTGATGAATTTAGAAATGTATATGTAGTGACATCGGATGGCGTTGAACAACATATTGTGTTAGGTAATGGAGCTTTTCGTGTACCGGTAATGGAGTTATTAAAACAAATAAAAGAAGATAAAGCAGAACAACATCGAATCATTCATGAATATAATATATCCAATCTTCGTAGTGAATTAGGCAGAACTTTACCTAAGCATATTGTTGCGAAATTAGAACAACTAAGAAAATAA
- the rlmB gene encoding 23S rRNA (guanosine(2251)-2'-O)-methyltransferase RlmB, translating into MKLNKRNSRVDSKSRKKDLTKVHMHNKSYAHKESKFYIAGRNSVIEAVRTNNVKKVFIKRSGDARLLAIVEEIKKRSVSIIETEEEFLNTLVSDVKHQGIVAVLKPFKYAELNVIIENCFNDSPLLLLLDGIEDVRNLGAIVRTAECAGIQAVLLPANKGTEVTASAMKTAAGAFSTMPVCKIGNVRQTLESLKKKGFWIVGADMAGSDLYYDANLKGPLVIVMGAEGKGLSRLTKETCDFLVRIPMKGKISSLNVSVAAGLLLYEAIRQRS; encoded by the coding sequence GTGAAATTAAACAAAAGAAATAGTCGAGTTGATAGTAAGAGTCGTAAAAAAGATTTAACAAAAGTACATATGCATAATAAATCTTATGCACATAAAGAATCTAAATTTTATATAGCCGGACGGAATAGCGTAATAGAAGCTGTTCGTACGAATAATGTAAAAAAAGTATTTATAAAACGCAGTGGAGATGCTCGCCTTTTAGCCATTGTGGAAGAAATAAAAAAGCGTTCTGTTTCTATTATTGAAACAGAAGAAGAATTTTTAAATACTTTAGTTTCTGATGTAAAGCATCAAGGGATTGTAGCTGTATTAAAACCTTTTAAATATGCAGAGTTAAATGTAATTATTGAAAATTGTTTTAATGATAGCCCTTTATTGCTTTTATTAGATGGAATAGAAGATGTAAGAAATTTAGGGGCTATTGTTCGTACGGCTGAATGTGCAGGAATACAGGCAGTTTTATTACCTGCCAATAAAGGAACTGAAGTTACTGCTTCTGCAATGAAAACAGCAGCAGGGGCTTTCTCAACAATGCCTGTTTGCAAAATTGGAAATGTGAGACAAACATTAGAATCTCTTAAGAAAAAAGGATTTTGGATTGTTGGTGCAGATATGGCGGGTTCCGATTTATATTATGATGCCAATCTTAAAGGACCGCTTGTTATTGTCATGGGAGCAGAAGGGAAAGGGTTAAGTAGGCTTACTAAAGAAACCTGTGATTTTCTTGTTCGTATTCCTATGAAAGGTAAGATTTCTTCATTGAATGTATCTGTTGCAGCAGGTCTTTTGCTATATGAGGCGATTCGGCAGCGGAGTTAA
- a CDS encoding Mini-ribonuclease 3 has product MEFKRVLFLKEQMIKKLNREVIPFTEQEIYSMDALTLAYIGDACWSFFVRKKLIDTGIHHVHILNSFASEMVSARWQCRILYMLEECLTERELKVCKRARNANTNVPKSATVEEYREATAFEGLLGYLKLSEQQERLEIIMTKAITFLAEEFNSEIKQKK; this is encoded by the coding sequence GTGGAATTTAAGCGAGTTCTATTTCTAAAAGAGCAGATGATAAAAAAACTGAATAGAGAGGTTATACCATTTACAGAGCAAGAGATATATTCTATGGATGCACTAACTCTTGCTTATATAGGAGATGCTTGTTGGTCATTCTTTGTAAGAAAAAAGTTGATTGATACAGGTATTCATCATGTTCATATTCTTAATTCTTTTGCTTCTGAAATGGTTTCCGCCAGGTGGCAATGTCGTATCCTCTATATGTTGGAAGAGTGTTTGACAGAAAGAGAGCTTAAAGTTTGTAAACGTGCAAGGAATGCAAATACCAATGTTCCTAAAAGTGCTACTGTTGAAGAGTATCGGGAAGCAACTGCTTTTGAAGGTTTGCTTGGTTATTTAAAATTATCTGAGCAACAGGAACGGTTAGAAATAATTATGACAAAAGCAATCACTTTCTTAGCTGAGGAATTTAATAGTGAAATTAAACAAAAGAAATAG
- the cysS gene encoding cysteine--tRNA ligase, whose product MQEIKVYNTLTKQKTIFKPVIDGEAKIYVCGVTPYNHPHIGNARPSVTWDVIRRYLEYVGYKVVLVQNFTDVDDKIINKANAENSDWKTISTRYIDAYFKVIDALHVRRASIYPKVSEHMDDIIHMIEKLIANGHAYQLDNDVYYDISTFESYCQLSGRKIEDMLAGARVTINTDKRNPGDFALWKGAKPGEPFWESPWGKGRPGWHIECSAMSIHFLGETFDFHGGGSDLIFPHHENEIAQSEGCTGKHFVNYWLHNGFITINQEKMSKSLNNFFLVKDVLEKYSADALRFFLLSTHYRSPLDFSDERLDEAERNMSRLTDVIEKIKELTVLNGNHECEAAKELLLASESTMQYFNKAMADDFNTGLATGSMFDLAKAINVYYTAVHNGIENNRNVAEKACIALKTMMNILGILESKWEIKDISSNEEYEALMKVILDIRQEARSQKLYNMSDAIRDKLGEIGIVIEDSPTGARWKKRGI is encoded by the coding sequence ATGCAGGAGATTAAGGTTTATAACACATTGACAAAACAAAAAACAATTTTTAAACCGGTTATTGATGGAGAAGCTAAAATTTATGTTTGTGGCGTTACTCCTTATAATCATCCACATATTGGTAATGCAAGACCGTCTGTAACATGGGATGTTATTCGTCGTTATTTGGAATATGTAGGATATAAAGTTGTTTTAGTACAAAACTTTACAGATGTTGATGATAAAATTATTAACAAAGCTAATGCGGAAAATTCAGATTGGAAAACTATTTCTACTCGATATATTGATGCTTATTTCAAAGTAATAGATGCACTTCATGTACGACGTGCTTCTATATATCCTAAAGTATCTGAACATATGGATGATATTATCCATATGATAGAAAAATTGATAGCAAATGGACATGCGTATCAATTAGATAATGATGTTTATTATGATATCTCTACTTTTGAGTCTTATTGTCAATTGTCCGGTAGAAAAATAGAAGATATGTTAGCAGGAGCACGTGTAACCATAAATACAGATAAACGAAATCCGGGAGATTTTGCGTTGTGGAAAGGCGCTAAACCCGGAGAACCGTTTTGGGAAAGTCCATGGGGAAAAGGTAGACCCGGATGGCATATTGAATGTTCAGCTATGTCTATTCACTTTTTAGGAGAAACATTTGATTTCCATGGTGGCGGAAGTGATTTAATTTTCCCTCATCATGAAAATGAAATAGCACAGTCAGAAGGGTGTACGGGAAAGCACTTTGTTAATTATTGGTTACATAACGGATTTATTACTATTAATCAAGAAAAGATGAGTAAGTCTTTAAATAATTTCTTTTTGGTAAAAGATGTATTAGAAAAATATTCAGCTGATGCATTAAGATTTTTCTTACTATCTACACACTATAGAAGTCCTCTGGATTTTTCTGATGAAAGATTAGACGAAGCAGAACGAAATATGAGCCGATTAACAGATGTGATTGAAAAAATTAAAGAGTTAACTGTATTGAATGGTAATCATGAATGTGAAGCAGCAAAAGAATTGTTGTTAGCAAGTGAAAGTACTATGCAATATTTTAATAAAGCAATGGCTGATGATTTTAATACCGGATTAGCTACCGGGTCTATGTTTGATCTTGCTAAAGCTATTAATGTATATTATACCGCTGTTCATAATGGTATAGAAAACAATCGGAATGTAGCAGAAAAAGCTTGTATTGCATTAAAAACCATGATGAATATTCTTGGAATTTTAGAAAGTAAATGGGAAATTAAAGATATTTCCTCAAATGAAGAGTACGAAGCTTTGATGAAAGTAATTTTAGATATTCGCCAAGAAGCAAGAAGTCAAAAGTTATATAATATGTCAGATGCAATTCGAGATAAGTTAGGAGAAATTGGAATTGTAATAGAAGATTCTCCAACTGGTGCAAGGTGGAAAAAACGTGGAATTTAA
- a CDS encoding Nif3-like dinuclear metal center hexameric protein: MSIKAKELISLMNRWAPPSLAEKWDNPGLQVGSPETIVKRVMIALDVTKENVEYAIKHQVDMIISHHPLIFKPLYGINSEEPKGKLITSLLTNNIVSFAAHTNLDSAEEGVNDALAHVLKLTNCIGFVPVRQEVIYELSLHGYAQNESQLKELFSSFQMLLKHDSYQDMIHYSIKVQEGDINKVKEILIKGEEYIHSFEWHKLAHNGHLYTMGRIGELPHIMDGKDALQYIKNCLKIPVLKYSGNSNKRISKIAILGGSGADFAQMAKNIGADMYITGDVKYHQGQDAAASGLLIVDGGHFYTEHVIVPYLAQRLRREAIAKNWDIEWVEDPVAKDIFEYVI; the protein is encoded by the coding sequence ATGTCAATTAAAGCTAAAGAACTCATAAGTTTAATGAATAGATGGGCACCTCCCTCTTTAGCTGAAAAATGGGATAATCCGGGACTTCAAGTAGGCAGTCCTGAAACGATAGTAAAAAGAGTAATGATAGCACTTGATGTAACAAAAGAAAATGTGGAATATGCAATTAAACATCAGGTGGATATGATTATTTCACATCATCCACTTATTTTTAAACCATTATATGGAATTAATTCAGAAGAGCCGAAAGGCAAGCTTATCACATCATTATTAACAAATAATATCGTTTCATTTGCAGCACATACTAATTTAGATTCTGCAGAAGAAGGAGTTAATGATGCATTGGCTCATGTTTTAAAACTTACTAATTGTATAGGATTTGTTCCTGTTAGACAGGAAGTAATATATGAATTATCTTTACACGGTTATGCTCAAAATGAAAGTCAATTAAAAGAATTATTTTCTTCTTTTCAAATGTTGTTAAAACATGATTCTTATCAAGATATGATTCATTATAGTATTAAAGTACAAGAGGGAGATATAAATAAAGTAAAAGAAATTCTTATAAAAGGTGAGGAATATATACATTCTTTTGAATGGCATAAACTGGCACATAATGGACATTTATATACTATGGGGAGAATAGGTGAACTTCCGCATATAATGGATGGAAAGGATGCTTTGCAATATATTAAAAATTGTCTTAAAATTCCGGTTTTAAAATATTCCGGAAATAGCAATAAAAGAATATCTAAGATTGCTATACTTGGCGGATCCGGTGCTGATTTTGCACAAATGGCTAAAAATATAGGTGCTGATATGTATATCACCGGAGATGTTAAATATCATCAAGGACAAGATGCGGCGGCATCAGGTTTGCTAATAGTAGATGGAGGTCATTTCTACACGGAACATGTTATTGTTCCTTATTTGGCACAACGATTGAGAAGAGAAGCTATTGCAAAAAATTGGGATATAGAATGGGTAGAAGATCCTGTAGCTAAAGATATATTTGAGTATGTAATATAG
- a CDS encoding tRNA (adenine(22)-N(1))-methyltransferase, with product MELTKRLLMVADLVPVSESIADIGTDHAYIPIYLFLKNKIKHAIASDIHKGPLTMAETHIKYYGLESHIEARLGAGLSALKKEECEGVVIAGMGGLMIRNILQESSTIANSLSWAVLQPMNHASDLRIWLTQNGWKIVKEKLAKEDKHIYEAMYVIHGNMELPSELLAEIGVTEERKQDSLFGLHIEKLMAHKKKVIKGIPSNTMNKLNKEKREKAIKELMELEAFLCQLKLKNS from the coding sequence ATGGAACTGACAAAAAGACTTTTAATGGTAGCCGATTTAGTACCTGTATCAGAATCTATTGCAGATATTGGTACCGATCATGCATACATTCCCATTTACCTTTTTCTAAAAAACAAAATAAAGCATGCTATCGCATCAGATATCCATAAAGGACCACTGACTATGGCAGAAACTCATATTAAATATTATGGATTAGAATCTCATATTGAAGCACGTTTAGGGGCGGGCTTATCCGCTTTAAAAAAAGAGGAATGTGAAGGAGTCGTGATTGCCGGCATGGGAGGGCTCATGATTCGCAATATTTTACAGGAAAGTTCAACCATCGCCAATTCTTTATCGTGGGCAGTTTTACAACCGATGAACCATGCTTCTGATTTACGCATATGGTTAACACAGAATGGATGGAAGATTGTTAAGGAGAAATTAGCCAAGGAAGATAAGCATATTTATGAGGCTATGTATGTAATACATGGAAATATGGAACTACCAAGTGAACTGCTAGCGGAAATTGGAGTTACAGAAGAGCGAAAGCAGGATTCACTATTTGGATTACATATAGAAAAACTTATGGCACATAAAAAAAAGGTAATAAAAGGAATTCCTTCTAATACTATGAATAAATTAAATAAAGAAAAAAGGGAAAAAGCTATAAAAGAATTAATGGAATTGGAGGCGTTTTTATGTCAATTAAAGCTAAAGAACTCATAA
- the rpoD gene encoding RNA polymerase sigma factor RpoD, with product MKFAETYQLEAKQISTIYEELHEEGVEITFDEDAVGIEGNALIPTDLEEELHLSDERVKDSQPVRMARKIISNITESVGIDDPVKMYLKEIGTVSLLTAEEEVILAKAIEAGLDEKATTEEVLEGERAKKALSDANLRLVVSIAKKYLGRGLQFLDLIQEGNLGLLKAVDKFDYTKGYKFSTYATWWIRQAITRAIADQARTIRVPVHMVETINKLNRISRQLLQEKGRDATNEELAEAMGVTPAKVIEVKKIAQDPISLETPIGEKEDSHLGDFIEDHDAIAPDEAAGSILLREQIDELLNLLTDRERQVLELRFGLRDGKTRTLEEVGKYFAVTRERIRQIEGKALTKLKKSARFLITG from the coding sequence ATGAAATTTGCAGAAACATATCAATTAGAGGCAAAGCAAATATCTACCATTTATGAAGAGCTTCATGAAGAGGGGGTAGAAATTACTTTTGATGAAGATGCGGTGGGAATAGAGGGGAATGCTTTAATTCCTACAGATTTAGAAGAAGAACTGCATTTATCGGATGAACGGGTAAAAGACTCTCAACCTGTTAGGATGGCTCGAAAGATTATTAGCAATATTACTGAATCTGTTGGCATTGATGATCCTGTAAAAATGTATTTAAAAGAAATAGGAACTGTTAGTTTGTTGACAGCAGAAGAAGAAGTTATTTTAGCAAAAGCTATTGAAGCCGGTTTAGATGAAAAGGCAACTACAGAAGAAGTTTTAGAAGGTGAACGAGCAAAAAAAGCATTATCAGATGCTAATTTAAGACTTGTAGTATCTATCGCTAAGAAGTATTTAGGGCGAGGACTCCAATTTTTAGATTTGATTCAAGAAGGAAATCTGGGGTTATTGAAAGCTGTCGACAAGTTTGACTACACAAAAGGTTATAAGTTCAGTACATATGCAACTTGGTGGATTCGTCAAGCGATTACTCGAGCTATCGCAGATCAAGCTCGTACCATTCGCGTACCTGTTCATATGGTGGAAACTATCAATAAATTAAATCGAATTTCACGTCAACTATTACAGGAAAAAGGTCGAGATGCTACTAATGAAGAATTAGCAGAAGCTATGGGAGTAACACCGGCTAAAGTTATAGAGGTAAAAAAGATTGCACAAGATCCCATTTCTTTAGAAACACCTATTGGAGAAAAAGAAGATTCTCATTTAGGTGACTTTATTGAAGATCATGATGCCATTGCTCCGGATGAAGCGGCAGGTTCTATTTTATTACGAGAACAAATTGATGAATTGCTCAATTTGTTAACAGATAGAGAGCGGCAAGTATTGGAACTTCGCTTTGGTCTTAGGGATGGGAAAACACGTACTTTAGAGGAAGTAGGAAAATATTTTGCGGTTACTCGAGAAAGAATACGTCAAATAGAAGGAAAAGCTTTGACTAAGCTGAAAAAATCGGCACGATTTTTAATTACCGGATGA
- the dnaG gene encoding DNA primase: MVKFQSDFLQKIRENTNITDIVGSYVSLKKKGKRYWGCCPFHNEKTPSFSVSPEDGLYYCFGCHEGGDTFSFLQKMENLTFIEAVERLAELAHIELPQAEMSVEEQRRHSQNQELYKVLDLAAVYFHNCLTKTKIGVVGKEYFQGRNLSDNVINQFKLGFAPASWHKLYHDFTTIKHIQDKVLVDSGLVGYKNGRHYDMFRNRCMFPILDVKGRVVAFGGRVLDDSKPKYLNSPETSIFNKRKLLFAFYQALPEIKKTRQAIMVEGYMDAISLHAHGIKNVVASLGTAFTIEQARLLKRYADEVVFSYDMDEAGQKATKQALEIANNVGLSIRVLKLSEGKDPDEFVNYYGKESYLEAVIEAKPAMDYLLSSLLKQYDRTSLEGQHLILAEMFSVLSARGDSFEFNLYIQKMAQALRVDEGLVRNEAKLYAEKNNPKIYISQQNQRTEIEIPLSKEEEKQKILEEEIIRYCLVSHRKPEGWETLSTYDFIDGFCKRMYQILSVLLQEDKAWTQENATPLMEQNEIKKLAPLIVKEGRLAIDAWEEYIRPLKIISLQKLYKVHTEKVAAFLEEGNREAAIKEQQTCIKINREIRSLKRKV, encoded by the coding sequence ATGGTTAAATTTCAAAGTGATTTCCTTCAAAAAATCAGAGAAAATACTAATATCACAGATATTGTAGGGTCTTATGTATCCTTAAAGAAAAAAGGGAAACGTTATTGGGGGTGTTGTCCGTTTCATAATGAAAAAACTCCTTCTTTTTCTGTTTCTCCGGAAGACGGACTTTATTATTGCTTTGGCTGCCATGAAGGTGGAGACACTTTCTCGTTTTTACAAAAGATGGAGAACCTCACTTTTATAGAAGCAGTAGAACGTTTGGCAGAATTAGCACATATAGAATTGCCGCAAGCTGAAATGTCTGTAGAAGAGCAACGACGTCATAGTCAAAATCAAGAGCTTTATAAGGTTCTTGATTTAGCTGCTGTTTATTTTCATAATTGTTTGACAAAGACAAAAATTGGAGTTGTAGGCAAGGAATATTTTCAGGGTAGGAATCTTTCTGATAATGTTATTAATCAATTTAAACTGGGGTTTGCACCGGCATCTTGGCATAAGTTATATCATGATTTTACAACAATAAAGCATATTCAAGATAAAGTTTTAGTAGACTCAGGTCTCGTCGGGTATAAAAATGGAAGACATTACGATATGTTTCGTAATAGATGTATGTTTCCCATTCTTGACGTGAAAGGGCGTGTAGTTGCTTTTGGTGGACGTGTTTTAGATGATAGTAAACCTAAGTATTTAAATTCCCCTGAAACATCTATTTTTAATAAACGTAAATTATTGTTTGCCTTTTATCAAGCATTACCTGAAATAAAAAAAACAAGACAGGCTATTATGGTTGAAGGGTACATGGATGCGATTTCTTTACATGCACATGGAATAAAGAATGTAGTGGCTTCTTTGGGAACTGCTTTTACTATTGAACAAGCTAGGTTATTAAAACGGTATGCAGATGAAGTGGTTTTTAGTTATGATATGGATGAAGCAGGACAAAAAGCAACTAAACAGGCATTAGAAATAGCAAATAATGTGGGGCTTTCTATTCGGGTATTAAAACTTAGTGAGGGTAAAGATCCGGATGAGTTTGTTAATTATTATGGGAAAGAGTCTTATTTAGAGGCTGTTATAGAAGCGAAACCTGCTATGGATTATCTATTATCATCCTTGCTTAAACAATATGACCGTACTTCTTTAGAAGGGCAGCATTTAATATTAGCTGAAATGTTTTCAGTATTATCTGCTAGAGGAGATTCTTTTGAGTTTAATTTGTATATTCAGAAGATGGCGCAAGCTCTTCGTGTGGATGAAGGTTTAGTTCGAAATGAAGCTAAGCTTTATGCAGAAAAAAATAATCCTAAAATTTATATTTCGCAGCAAAATCAACGTACAGAAATAGAAATTCCATTATCAAAAGAGGAAGAGAAACAAAAAATTCTTGAAGAAGAAATTATTCGTTATTGCTTAGTATCACATCGCAAACCCGAAGGTTGGGAAACTTTATCAACGTATGATTTTATTGATGGATTTTGCAAACGAATGTATCAAATACTGAGCGTGCTTTTACAAGAAGATAAAGCGTGGACACAAGAAAATGCAACACCATTAATGGAACAAAACGAAATAAAAAAATTAGCACCTCTTATAGTAAAAGAAGGACGATTAGCTATAGATGCTTGGGAAGAATATATTCGACCACTTAAAATTATCTCACTTCAAAAATTATATAAAGTGCATACTGAAAAAGTAGCTGCTTTTCTTGAAGAGGGGAATAGAGAAGCTGCTATTAAAGAACAGCAAACTTGTATTAAGATAAATCGAGAAATACGTTCATTAAAAAGAAAAGTCTAG
- a CDS encoding ATP-grasp domain-containing protein: MKAYLRISHNGEFYNQNCNDAFIGCQKLGIDVVRYKAIYSIENNLPEDVVVGSYSDVLVALDNLGVHPEPLDYPEELLSFAGRKIWKSTLFDVTQNVTDAINKESCHIFVKPLKDVKRFRGTVLNRCEDLIKLGGGVDDIDIWCSEYVQFVSEWRLWVLHGEIIGINPYQGAWDVFPDVEILKKAVTAFKSAPSAYALDFGITSEGKTLLVEVSDGYGLMSYGLHPEKYIQILITRWKELTKDASKFVMGGK; encoded by the coding sequence ATGAAAGCGTATCTTCGTATTTCTCATAATGGCGAATTTTATAATCAGAATTGTAATGATGCATTTATTGGTTGCCAAAAATTAGGAATTGATGTTGTAAGATATAAAGCAATTTATTCAATAGAGAATAATTTACCGGAAGATGTAGTGGTTGGTAGTTATTCTGATGTATTGGTTGCTTTGGATAATTTGGGAGTACATCCTGAACCTTTAGATTATCCGGAGGAGTTGCTTTCTTTTGCTGGACGTAAAATTTGGAAATCCACATTATTTGATGTTACTCAAAATGTTACCGATGCTATCAATAAAGAATCTTGTCATATTTTTGTTAAGCCACTAAAAGATGTCAAAAGATTTCGTGGAACTGTATTAAATCGATGTGAGGATTTAATAAAGCTTGGTGGTGGAGTAGATGATATTGATATTTGGTGTAGTGAATATGTTCAGTTTGTATCAGAGTGGAGATTGTGGGTCTTACACGGAGAAATTATTGGGATAAATCCTTATCAAGGTGCATGGGATGTTTTTCCGGATGTAGAAATTTTAAAAAAAGCAGTAACTGCTTTTAAATCTGCGCCCAGTGCTTATGCATTGGATTTTGGTATAACGAGCGAAGGAAAAACTTTATTAGTGGAAGTTAGTGATGGATATGGGCTTATGAGTTATGGATTACACCCGGAAAAATATATTCAAATTTTAATAACCAGATGGAAAGAATTAACAAAGGATGCTTCTAAATTTGTTATGGGAGGCAAATAA
- a CDS encoding undecaprenyl-diphosphate phosphatase, with amino-acid sequence MYEYFCAIIIGIVEGLTEYIPVSSTGHLIIVGHLLGFTGTLADVFDVFIQLGAILAVLAVYRNKFIYMLNPENWFQRKGASGLNLAIAMLPACLLGYLSHGLIKKYLFGPHTVIIGLIIGGVFMIFAEKKRKKLYIRNVDEITSKQALSIGLFQCLSLWPGFSRSGSTISGGLLLGISRKAAADFSFIMAVPLMFIACIYDLLKVVKFLQLSDFAILAIGFITSFVVAYGSIVWFLKFLNRYTLTGFAVYRFVIALIAWIYFF; translated from the coding sequence ATGTACGAATATTTTTGTGCCATAATCATTGGTATTGTTGAAGGTTTAACTGAATATATACCCGTATCTAGTACAGGGCATTTAATTATTGTAGGGCACCTATTAGGCTTTACAGGTACGCTGGCTGATGTTTTTGATGTGTTTATTCAACTGGGAGCAATTTTAGCAGTACTAGCCGTATATCGGAATAAATTTATTTATATGTTAAATCCTGAGAATTGGTTTCAGAGGAAGGGAGCTTCCGGACTTAATTTAGCAATTGCAATGCTCCCTGCCTGTTTATTGGGATATCTGTCGCATGGACTCATAAAAAAATATTTATTTGGGCCACATACTGTAATTATTGGATTAATTATAGGTGGTGTTTTTATGATTTTTGCTGAGAAAAAGAGAAAAAAATTATATATTCGTAATGTAGATGAAATTACTTCCAAACAAGCTCTTTCTATAGGACTGTTTCAATGTCTTTCATTATGGCCGGGTTTTTCAAGAAGTGGAAGTACTATTTCCGGTGGATTATTGCTTGGGATTTCTCGAAAAGCAGCTGCAGATTTTTCTTTTATTATGGCTGTTCCACTTATGTTTATTGCTTGTATTTATGATTTGCTTAAAGTAGTAAAGTTTCTTCAATTATCAGATTTTGCTATTTTAGCAATAGGATTTATTACCTCTTTCGTAGTAGCATATGGTTCTATTGTATGGTTTTTAAAGTTTCTTAATCGATATACATTGACCGGGTTTGCTGTATATCGCTTTGTTATTGCATTAATAGCTTGGATTTACTTTTTTTGA
- a CDS encoding flavodoxin, with translation MNKIAIVFWTGSGNTEAMAQAVEEGARNAGADVELSFVGDTSAGDVAAFDKIILGCPAMGNENLEEYDFEPFFEELLPELQGKTVGIFGSYSWNEGEWIQIWKNRLTEAGVELAAEPVKAYSYPDDDALELCRELGKVIAGV, from the coding sequence ATGAATAAAATTGCTATCGTATTCTGGACCGGATCCGGTAATACAGAAGCTATGGCACAAGCTGTAGAAGAAGGCGCTAGAAATGCAGGGGCTGATGTAGAACTTAGTTTTGTCGGTGATACCAGTGCTGGTGATGTAGCAGCTTTTGATAAAATCATTTTAGGTTGCCCTGCAATGGGAAATGAAAATTTAGAAGAATACGACTTTGAACCATTTTTTGAAGAATTATTACCTGAACTTCAGGGGAAAACCGTAGGTATTTTTGGTTCTTACTCCTGGAATGAAGGAGAATGGATTCAAATTTGGAAAAATCGTTTAACTGAAGCTGGAGTTGAATTAGCAGCAGAGCCGGTTAAAGCATATAGCTATCCGGATGATGATGCATTAGAATTATGCAGAGAACTCGGAAAAGTAATTGCCGGTGTGTAA